The genome window CTGCAGAATCACTTCCGGCTGTGCCGTTAACAACACGATAACGGCGTGTCGGCGCAGAGAGCATACATTTTCCGCGCGCGTGGGCACTCCTCCGCCGGTAGCAATCACCAGCCGATGCTGGTTCTCCAAACTGCGCAGCACCTCCGTCTCCTGCTGGCGGAAATATTCCTCTCCGAAGCGATCGAAAATCTGCGCCACACTGTATCCCACTTTTTGCTCCACCAGTGCGTCGGTGTCGACAAACTGCCATCCCCACCGCCGTGCCAGCATCTGCCCCAGCAAGGTCTTGCCGGTGCCCATGAAACCGATAAGTGCGACGTTTGGAAACGACCTGTACCGCATCAGCGTACGAGAAGCGCGGGGGTGAGTACCCCCGCGCCGATCCGTAACGAGCAATGGTCGGAACCTTAGGGCGTTACGCCTATCGTCGGTGCGCCAGTATCCTCGAGAATACGAGGCGTCAGGAAGATGAGCAGCTCGGTATCGTCCTGCGACAGGTTGGTGGAGCGGAACAGATGCCCAATCCACGGCAGGTCGCCAAGGATGGGGAACTTCGCCACCGAGGTATCCTCGCTGCGCCGGATGAATCCGCCCAGAACCACCGTCTGGCCACTCGGCACGCGCCGCGTGGTGAAGATAGACTGACTGTTAACTATCGGGAACGTGCTGCCATCTGGCGACCGCACCGAGCCGGTAATATCCGACAGCTGCAACGGGATGAACAGGGTGATGGTACCGTCGCCGTTAATCCGCGGGGTTACCGTCATGCCGGACACTATGGACACGTAGTTCACCTGGCTCCCCTGAATCACCTGTCCCTGGCCAGGAGTTGTGAACGTTGTGGTGACGAAAGGCACTTCCGTTTGCACGAAGATAGAGCCCGGCGTGTTGTTCAGCGTTGTCACCACCGGTGCCTGGATCACACGACCACGCGCATTGGACATAGCGGTACGCAGTTCGGTGACCAGGTTGCCCGCGCTGTAGCGGATGAAGATGTTGCCGCCCGTGGCGAAGGTGCCCGGCACGTTTCCTGCTTGCGTGTTGAGCTGCTGCACCAGCCAGTCGATCCCGAACTGCCTTACCTCGCTGACTTTCACAGTCACGAACTCCGCCTTGATTTCCACCTGCTTGGGCGCCACGTCCAGCAAGCGGATGAAACGGCGGATGTTCTCGATATCTTCGTCCGTGCCGACAACGATCAGGGAGTTATCCACGTCCACGGCGATGATGCGAGCCTGGTCGCTCAGTTGCACCAGCTGCCCACCAGCGGCAGCACCGAGCCCACCAGCGCCAACGCCGGGTTGACCAAACCCGCCGATACCGCCAGCACCGGGCTGGCCGAAGCCGCCGACCTGCCCGCCCATGCCAAAGCCTATACCGCCGCCGAAGGCGCCACGCTGGTCAAAGCCGGTATTGGGTGCTGACGTGTGCCCCGCTGTACTTCCCTCACTCGTATTTGTCGGGGCAGTTGGCACTGGCGAAGGCGTAGGCAGAATGGGCTGAGGCTGTATCAACGGACGCATGCCCGTGCGCGTTGCATCCATCAGGTGCTTCAGCAGAGCTCCACTGTTTTGAGCCGCCCAGTCCATGCCCACAATCGTCGGGTCTGTGCGCAGCTGTCTCAGAAACTCGCTGGGGTTAATGTACTGCAGTTTCATCTTTTCCGTGCGCACTCGCACCGGCGCAGGCGCAGGTGTGGGTACAGGCTCCTGCGGTTGTGCTGCAACAGCGGGTTCGGTGTCGTTGCCCTGCGGTCCAACGATAAACACTCCATCTTCCGTACGACGCACCCGTGCACCCGCTGAACGTGCCAGGTACTCCAGTGCTTTATCCAGTGGCATGTCAATCAAATTCACGTTGACACGCGGATAGGGCTTTTCACTGGGTTCCAGCACGATGCTGGCCCCACTGCGCTGCATCAACATGTTTACTGCGTCACGAAACTCCGCGTCAACCAGTGTAAGGCTCAACAGCGGCATATTTCCCTGCGCACGGGGGGCACTCGCCGCCGGAAGCGAACCCCACACACCCCACACAGCACATGCCACCATCAAAGGCAATGCGACGTTCCGCCATTTACGGAGTGTCATGAACCTCTGTCCTCCTTTTACTCGTTACAGATCGTTTGGTTGTAAAGACAGTCCGGCGGGGAGCCGGAACAGACGCTCAGAAACCGCCGCGTCCG of Bacillota bacterium contains these proteins:
- a CDS encoding dephospho-CoA kinase, producing the protein MRYRSFPNVALIGFMGTGKTLLGQMLARRWGWQFVDTDALVEQKVGYSVAQIFDRFGEEYFRQQETEVLRSLENQHRLVIATGGGVPTRAENVCSLRRHAVIVLLTAQPEVILQRVQPIHTRPKLAAAADPLAEIRRLMSERETAYACADIRVDTSTLSPEQAVERIEELVRRWQPTNLT